The following proteins are co-located in the Phocoena phocoena chromosome 1, mPhoPho1.1, whole genome shotgun sequence genome:
- the RGSL1 gene encoding LOW QUALITY PROTEIN: regulator of G-protein signaling protein-like (The sequence of the model RefSeq protein was modified relative to this genomic sequence to represent the inferred CDS: inserted 2 bases in 2 codons; deleted 2 bases in 1 codon; substituted 1 base at 1 genomic stop codon), with translation MSNAEMIGSTYLIILLEDETFADFSTHLFLSYFLLQVFGQTPFYTLENSXWSLWPDIPHDLVSEELVDFWILAEKILSIDEVDMEVRDYYLSLLFMLKATHLQESSRVVTLYNMNIKALLKLSVWHPNQSTTRREILSHKQKVALFKLQXYWLPNFYTHAKTIMAKEELCQALMQEYETCLYSICYTHVGGLPLSMSIKKGHHPQKRYSSGKAKRKMWQLTDHGSWSLEVSTSPDINTLLPQELFPQGKLVIQMPSPKETSLKERIISFWEKDILCAKKSNVKNKAKSHLHMEGLSETSFFTHLRTVTPIINYSPHMTIKKAVEQNLSLGYSHWALCADAXAGSPFWDHPKKQNLKVEVQLLDLWQDLHDFLSVLMSNRKTGKAIFWHMLGNRICELCLNEQIGLRLPLKSQTIKGLKELLPSGDVNTWIPRAQKEIGNAGHASQKWA, from the exons ATGAGCAATGCTG AGATGATTGGTTCCACATATCTTATAATTCTTCTAGAGGATGAAACTTTTGCTGATTTTTCAAcacatctctttctctccta CTTTCTTTTGCAGGTCTTTGGTCAGACACCATTTTACACTCTTGAAAATTCATAGTGGAGCTTGTGGCCAGATATACCCCATGACTTGGTGA GTGAAGAGCTGGTGGATTTCTGGATTCTTGCTGAGAAGATCCTGAGCATAGATGAGGTGGACATGGAAGTGAGAGACTACTACCTGTCCCTCCTCTTCATGCTGAAGGCCACCCATCTGCAGGAAAGCTCACGGGTGGTGACTCTCTACAACATGAACATCA AGGCCCTTCTGAAACTTTCCGTCTGGCATCCCAACCAGTCAACCACCAGGAGGGAAATCCTGAGTCACAAGCAAAAAGTGGCTCTGTTCAAACTCC GCTATTGGCTCCCAAACTTTTACACCCACGCTAAGACGATCATGGCCAAGGAGGAATTGTGCCAGGCTCTGATGCAGGAATACGAGACTTGCCTGTACAGTATCTGCTATACCCACGTAGGAGGGCTCCCTCTGAGTATGAGCATCAAGAAGGGGCACCACCCCCAGAAGCGGTACTCGAGCGGGAAGGCCAAGAGGAAGATGTGGCAGTTGACAGACCATGGCTCTTGGTCTCTGGAAGTGAGTACCAGCCCAGATATCAACACTTTGCTCCCCCAGGAGCTGTTTCCTCAAGGCAAGTTGGTTATACAAATGCCTTCCCCGAAAGAGACCTCTTTAAAGGAGAGAATTATCAGTTTCTGGGAAAAGGATATTCTCTGTGCCAAGAAGTCCAATGTGAAGAACAAAGCCAAGAGCCACCTCCACATGGAGGGCCTCTCTGAGACATCATTCTTTACCCACCTGAGGACTGTCACCCCCATCATCAATTACTCCCCCCACATGACAATTAAGAAGGCCGTGGAGCAAAACCTCTCCTTGGGGTACAGCCACTGGGCCTTGTGTGCTGATG TTGCAGGGAGTCCCTTTTGGGACCACCCGAAGAAGCAAAATTTGAAAGTGGAGGTCCAACTCCTGGACCTATGGCAGGACCTGCACGATTTCCTCAGTGTCCTGATGAGTAACAGGAAGACTGGGAAAGCCATCTTTTGGCACATGCTGGGCAACCGGATCTGTGAGCTCTGCCTTAATGAGCAGATTGGTCTACGCCTACCACTAAAATCCCAAACCATCAAAGGCCTGAAGGAGCTGCTGCCATCTGGGGACGTGAACACC TGGATTCCCAGAGCCCAGAAGGAGATCGGCAATGCAGGCCATGCCTCACAGAAATGG GCCTGA